From the Gallaecimonas mangrovi genome, one window contains:
- a CDS encoding substrate-binding domain-containing protein: MFKKSLLGLVALSFSLITASAHSDTLTVVTSGGFSAAYQQLNKGYAKATGETFKTEFGPSMGKSKQAIPARLARGEHIDVVIMVGYALDKLIKAGKVKADSRVELADSRIGMVVKAGQPKPDISSVAKLKQALLDAKSVAYSDSASGVYIQNQLFGKLGIKQQMLPKSHMIQRIPVASVIAKGQYQLGFQQVAELLPIKGVSFVRRIPESVQSVTRYAAGVVVNAEHPAAAKAFLQYLTSAKVQKTIQATGLDSVPR; the protein is encoded by the coding sequence ATGTTTAAAAAATCCCTGCTCGGCCTTGTTGCCCTGAGCTTTTCGCTAATCACGGCAAGCGCCCACAGCGACACCTTAACGGTGGTTACCTCTGGCGGCTTCTCGGCCGCCTACCAACAGCTCAATAAAGGCTACGCCAAGGCCACCGGCGAGACGTTCAAAACCGAGTTTGGCCCCTCGATGGGCAAATCAAAGCAAGCCATTCCGGCCCGCCTTGCCCGTGGCGAGCACATTGATGTGGTGATCATGGTTGGTTATGCCCTTGATAAGCTCATTAAAGCCGGCAAGGTTAAAGCCGATTCGCGGGTAGAGCTGGCCGATTCACGCATCGGTATGGTGGTTAAAGCCGGGCAGCCCAAGCCCGACATTAGCAGTGTTGCCAAGCTCAAACAGGCATTGCTGGACGCCAAATCGGTGGCCTATTCCGACAGTGCCAGCGGCGTTTATATTCAAAACCAGCTGTTTGGCAAGCTCGGCATCAAGCAACAAATGCTACCGAAAAGCCACATGATCCAGCGCATTCCTGTGGCCTCGGTTATTGCTAAAGGCCAGTACCAACTGGGCTTTCAGCAGGTGGCTGAATTGCTGCCGATAAAAGGGGTGAGCTTTGTGCGGCGCATTCCCGAATCGGTGCAGTCGGTTACCCGTTATGCCGCAGGCGTGGTGGTTAACGCCGAGCACCCCGCGGCGGCCAAAGCCTTCTTGCAGTATCTCACCTCGGCAAAAGTGCAAAAGACCATTCAAGCCACCGGCCTTGATTCAGTGCCCCGCTGA
- a CDS encoding MFS transporter, protein MPADQANRRPSKMATVFRVTSGNFLEQFDFFLFGFYASYIAAAFFPDKSEFASLMMTFAAFGAGFLMRPLGAIVLGSYIDSVGRRKGLIVTLTLMASGTLLIVLVPGYSTIGLWAPILVLAGRLLQGFSAGAELGGVSVYLSEMATPGKKGFYVAWQSGSQQIAIIVAASLGYGVNRFLAHDAIAQWGWRIPFAVGCMIIPFIFLLRRNLKETEAFAKRKQPPFGTVVATLAKNAPVVIAGMLMVAMTTTAFYMITVYAPTFGKSVLHLSTSDALLVTLLVGVSNFIWLPIGGAIGDKIGRKTLLVAMSLLTLITAYPALSFLAGQPSFAHMLMVLLWFSFLYALYNGAMMPALTEIMPTEVRVAGFSLAYSLATAVFGGFTPAISTLLIHDLGDKAAPAYWMMCAAGCALCATLVLYRKHADAAELALEQGK, encoded by the coding sequence ATGCCCGCTGACCAAGCAAACCGTCGCCCATCGAAAATGGCCACGGTATTTCGCGTTACCTCGGGAAATTTTTTAGAGCAGTTTGATTTCTTTTTATTCGGTTTTTACGCCTCCTATATTGCGGCGGCGTTTTTTCCGGATAAAAGCGAGTTCGCTTCATTAATGATGACCTTCGCCGCCTTTGGCGCCGGCTTTTTAATGCGGCCGTTAGGCGCCATCGTGCTGGGGTCTTATATCGATTCGGTGGGCCGCCGCAAGGGCCTTATTGTCACCCTGACGCTAATGGCCTCTGGCACCTTGCTCATCGTGCTGGTGCCCGGCTACAGCACTATTGGCCTGTGGGCGCCCATACTGGTGCTGGCGGGCCGCCTGCTGCAAGGCTTTTCCGCCGGTGCCGAGCTTGGCGGGGTGTCGGTGTATTTGTCGGAAATGGCAACCCCGGGCAAAAAAGGCTTTTATGTGGCTTGGCAGTCTGGCAGCCAGCAAATTGCCATTATTGTTGCCGCCTCGTTAGGTTACGGGGTTAACCGCTTTTTGGCCCACGACGCTATCGCCCAGTGGGGCTGGCGTATTCCGTTTGCCGTGGGCTGTATGATCATTCCTTTTATCTTTTTGCTGCGCCGCAACCTCAAAGAAACCGAGGCCTTTGCCAAGCGCAAGCAACCGCCGTTTGGCACCGTGGTTGCAACCCTTGCCAAAAATGCACCGGTGGTGATTGCCGGCATGCTGATGGTGGCAATGACCACCACCGCTTTTTATATGATCACCGTCTACGCCCCCACCTTTGGTAAATCGGTGCTGCATCTGAGCACCTCCGATGCGCTATTGGTTACCTTGCTGGTTGGGGTCTCCAACTTCATCTGGCTCCCCATTGGCGGCGCGATTGGCGACAAAATCGGCCGTAAAACCCTGCTGGTGGCCATGTCGCTGCTCACCCTCATTACCGCTTATCCGGCGCTGTCGTTCCTGGCTGGGCAACCGAGCTTTGCCCACATGCTAATGGTGCTGCTGTGGTTCTCGTTCTTGTACGCCCTTTATAACGGCGCCATGATGCCGGCCCTGACCGAAATCATGCCTACCGAAGTGCGGGTGGCAGGGTTTTCCCTGGCCTATAGCTTGGCCACTGCCGTTTTCGGCGGCTTTACCCCGGCAATATCCACCTTGCTTATCCACGACCTTGGCGACAAAGCCGCCCCGGCTTATTGGATGATGTGCGCCGCGGGCTGCGCCCTGTGTGCCACCTTGGTGCTGTACCGCAAACACGCCGACGCCGCTGAGCTCGCACTGGAGCAGGGAAAATAA
- a CDS encoding dipeptidyl-peptidase 5, with product MKTTTLAMAVLAGVITLPALAKPLTIDDVISFNKVSNAVITPDGKAAIFALKKDGQSNLYWQDLDSGKRKQLTSNASTEYSVSLSHDGRDLYFLADRGQGTQVYMLPLSGGEARPVTQLPVAVEGYKLAPNDSKIAVELSVWPSCDSLECTVAKRQSLQTKASTERTYTQLFVRHWDTWADGFRNHLFVADLKDGKAGSFKDVMQGLDTDSPAKPFSGMEEVAFNSDASQLVYSAKAPGPDHPWTTNFDLWQVDLASGKTTDITSDNKAWDAQPTFSDDGRYMAWLAMSRPGYESDRYRIMLKDLRTGQSRELAPQWDRSADSLHFTSDSKSLLVTAQDTGQHGLYSFNVDFGDMKVLSRDGSVASYSEGAGRILFNKNSLKEPGDLYVEDKDGFGLKQVTHVNADKLKDIQMGDYAQFSFPGWNNETVYGYWIKPVGYQQGKKYPVAFLIHGGPQGSFSNHWHGRWNAELWAAAGYAVVMIDFHGSTGYGQAFTDSITGHYGDRPLEDLQKGFDFIAKQEPWIDASNACALGGSYGGYMINWIEGNWPNKFKCLVDHDGLFNIKSMYYTTEELWFPEHDMEGTPWDNAAMYDKWNPSNFVKNWKTPILVIHGEKDYRVPIGQGLGTFTTAQRLGIPSKLVVFPNENHWVLHPANQKVWYRDVLAWMAKYTQGSDAAGTAKPDSK from the coding sequence ATGAAAACGACCACCTTGGCAATGGCCGTTCTGGCCGGTGTCATTACCCTGCCTGCACTTGCCAAACCCCTGACCATTGATGACGTTATCAGCTTCAACAAGGTCAGTAATGCGGTTATTACCCCTGATGGTAAAGCCGCCATTTTCGCCTTGAAAAAAGACGGCCAGTCCAACCTTTACTGGCAGGATTTAGACAGCGGCAAGCGCAAACAGCTCACCAGCAATGCCAGCACCGAATACAGCGTTAGCCTCAGCCATGACGGCCGTGACCTGTATTTTCTGGCTGACCGTGGCCAAGGCACCCAGGTTTATATGTTGCCCCTAAGCGGCGGCGAAGCGCGCCCCGTTACCCAATTACCGGTTGCCGTTGAAGGCTACAAACTCGCCCCCAACGACAGCAAAATTGCCGTGGAATTGTCGGTTTGGCCAAGCTGCGACAGCCTTGAGTGCACCGTTGCCAAGCGCCAGTCACTGCAAACCAAAGCCTCCACCGAGCGCACCTACACCCAGCTTTTTGTTCGCCACTGGGACACCTGGGCCGACGGCTTTCGTAACCACCTGTTTGTGGCCGACCTCAAAGACGGCAAGGCCGGCAGCTTTAAAGATGTGATGCAAGGCCTTGATACCGACAGCCCTGCCAAGCCCTTTTCCGGTATGGAAGAAGTGGCCTTTAACAGTGACGCCAGCCAACTGGTTTACTCGGCCAAGGCGCCGGGCCCCGACCACCCCTGGACCACCAACTTTGATTTGTGGCAGGTGGACTTGGCCTCGGGCAAAACCACCGACATCACCAGTGACAACAAGGCCTGGGACGCCCAGCCCACCTTCAGTGATGACGGCCGCTATATGGCCTGGCTGGCCATGAGCCGCCCGGGTTACGAGTCTGACCGCTACCGCATCATGCTCAAAGATCTGCGCACCGGCCAAAGCCGCGAACTGGCTCCGCAGTGGGACCGCAGCGCCGATTCACTGCATTTCACCTCTGACTCCAAATCCTTGCTGGTAACCGCCCAAGACACCGGCCAGCATGGACTTTACAGCTTTAATGTCGACTTTGGCGACATGAAGGTGCTGAGCCGCGACGGCAGTGTGGCCAGCTACAGCGAAGGGGCAGGGCGCATTCTCTTTAATAAAAACAGTCTGAAGGAACCGGGCGACCTGTACGTAGAAGACAAAGACGGCTTTGGCTTAAAGCAAGTTACCCATGTTAATGCCGACAAGCTTAAAGACATTCAAATGGGCGACTATGCCCAGTTCAGCTTCCCCGGCTGGAATAACGAAACCGTGTATGGCTACTGGATCAAACCGGTAGGTTACCAGCAGGGTAAAAAATACCCGGTGGCGTTTTTAATTCACGGTGGCCCCCAAGGCAGCTTCTCTAACCACTGGCATGGCCGCTGGAACGCCGAACTGTGGGCCGCTGCCGGTTACGCGGTGGTGATGATCGACTTTCACGGCTCCACCGGCTACGGCCAGGCCTTTACCGACTCCATCACCGGCCATTACGGCGACCGCCCGCTGGAAGACTTGCAAAAAGGCTTTGATTTTATTGCCAAGCAAGAGCCCTGGATTGACGCCTCCAATGCCTGCGCCCTTGGCGGCAGCTACGGCGGCTACATGATCAACTGGATTGAAGGCAACTGGCCGAACAAATTCAAATGCTTGGTTGACCACGATGGCCTCTTTAACATCAAGTCCATGTACTACACCACCGAAGAGCTGTGGTTCCCCGAACATGACATGGAAGGCACCCCCTGGGATAACGCCGCCATGTACGACAAATGGAACCCGTCTAACTTCGTGAAAAACTGGAAAACCCCGATTTTGGTTATCCACGGTGAAAAAGACTACCGGGTGCCCATTGGTCAGGGCCTTGGCACCTTTACCACCGCCCAACGCTTGGGCATTCCTTCCAAGCTGGTGGTGTTCCCCAATGAAAACCACTGGGTACTGCATCCGGCTAACCAAAAAGTGTGGTACCGCGACGTCTTGGCCTGGATGGCTAAATATACCCAGGGCAGCGATGCGGCCGGTACGGCCAAGCCGGATAGCAAGTAA
- a CDS encoding fumarate hydratase has protein sequence MTVIRKDDFIESIESALQYISYYHPLDFVQAMKEAYDKEESKAAKDAIAQILINSRMAAEGHRPLCQDTGIVTCFVKIGMQVQWDSDLTVQQMVDEGVRRAYTNPDNPLRASIVADPAGARKNTKDNAPAVVHIDMVPGDQVDVQIAAKGGGSENKSKMAMLNPSDDIVEWVLKTLPTMGAGWCPPGMLGIGIGGTAEKAAVLAKESLMESVDIHELKARGAETTEEKLRLEIFEKANQLGIGAQGLGGLTTVLDIKIKSAPTHAASKPVVMIPNCAATRHVHFHLDGKGPAELTPPKLSDWPEVTWEVGKDVRRVNLDTVTKDDVASWKMGETILLSGKMLTGRDAAHKRIQEMLKNGEQLPVDFKNRFIYYVGPVDAVGDEVVGPAGPTTSTRMDKFTDMMLDETGLIGMIGKAERGPAAVESIRKHEAVYLMAVGGAAYLVASAIKKAEVKAFGDLGMEAIYEFEVEDMPVTVAVDSLGNNAHQQGPAEWKVRIQEAAKA, from the coding sequence ATGACCGTAATCCGTAAAGACGACTTTATAGAGAGCATCGAAAGCGCCCTTCAGTATATTTCTTACTATCACCCACTCGACTTTGTGCAGGCAATGAAAGAAGCCTACGACAAAGAAGAGTCGAAAGCTGCAAAAGATGCAATCGCCCAGATTTTGATCAACTCGCGCATGGCTGCCGAAGGCCATCGCCCGCTTTGCCAAGACACCGGCATCGTCACCTGCTTTGTGAAAATCGGCATGCAGGTGCAGTGGGATTCTGACCTGACGGTACAGCAAATGGTGGACGAAGGTGTTCGCCGCGCTTACACCAACCCCGACAACCCGCTGCGCGCCTCTATTGTGGCCGATCCGGCAGGTGCCCGTAAAAACACCAAAGACAATGCTCCGGCTGTGGTGCATATCGACATGGTGCCCGGCGACCAGGTTGACGTACAAATCGCCGCCAAGGGCGGTGGTAGCGAAAACAAATCGAAAATGGCGATGCTCAACCCTTCTGACGACATCGTTGAATGGGTACTCAAAACCCTGCCTACCATGGGCGCTGGCTGGTGCCCGCCGGGGATGCTGGGTATCGGCATTGGCGGTACCGCCGAAAAAGCGGCAGTGCTGGCCAAAGAATCCTTGATGGAATCGGTAGATATTCACGAGCTTAAAGCGCGCGGCGCCGAAACCACCGAAGAAAAACTGCGCCTGGAAATTTTTGAAAAAGCCAACCAGCTGGGTATTGGCGCCCAAGGCCTTGGCGGCCTGACCACGGTGCTGGATATCAAAATCAAATCCGCCCCCACTCACGCGGCCTCCAAGCCGGTGGTGATGATCCCCAACTGCGCCGCTACCCGCCACGTGCATTTCCACCTCGACGGCAAAGGCCCGGCTGAACTCACGCCGCCCAAACTGTCTGACTGGCCCGAAGTAACCTGGGAAGTGGGCAAAGACGTGCGCCGCGTTAACCTTGACACCGTCACCAAAGACGACGTGGCCAGTTGGAAAATGGGCGAAACCATTTTGCTGTCCGGCAAAATGCTCACCGGCCGTGATGCTGCCCACAAGCGCATCCAGGAAATGCTGAAAAATGGCGAGCAGCTGCCGGTAGACTTTAAAAACCGCTTTATCTACTACGTTGGCCCGGTTGATGCCGTGGGCGACGAAGTGGTTGGCCCAGCCGGCCCCACCACCTCTACCCGGATGGACAAGTTCACCGACATGATGCTCGATGAAACCGGCCTTATCGGCATGATCGGTAAAGCCGAACGTGGCCCGGCGGCGGTGGAATCTATCCGCAAACATGAAGCGGTATACCTGATGGCCGTTGGCGGCGCTGCTTATCTGGTGGCCAGCGCCATCAAAAAAGCGGAAGTCAAAGCCTTTGGCGATTTGGGAATGGAAGCCATCTACGAATTTGAAGTAGAAGACATGCCGGTAACGGTTGCAGTAGACAGCCTCGGCAACAACGCACACCAACAAGGCCCGGCCGAGTGGAAAGTGCGCATTCAGGAAGCCGCTAAGGCGTAA
- the pabB gene encoding aminodeoxychorismate synthase component I, with product MELNCLALPYLDRNSLLQRFSPLSALPWAVILDSASDAHPDSHYSLFSAEPVVRLESRGSEIVRNDKVLKNTSPFAAIAAEMAAWPDVESELPFATGAIGAFAYDLGRSLETLPNHADADIKLPELALGFYDWAVLSNHQTQESYLLCLGDAFERLAWLERQTELASTPFKRTGDWQANMTREQYGDKFKKVKAYLQSGDCYQVNLAQRFSAPYQGDEWQAYVALREQNAAPFSAFMRLDDGALLSLSPERFLQVCGRDVQTKPIKGTRPRQTDPADDAAEAKALAHSEKDRAENVMIVDLMRNDLGRVAAPGSVEVPVLCDVESFPAVHHLVSTVTCQLAEGKTAVDALAAAFPGGSITGAPKVRAMEIIEELEPHRRSFYCGSMGYLSANNNMDTSITIRTLVAWQGKLYCWAGGGLVADSLEQDEYQETLDKVSRILPLL from the coding sequence ATGGAACTCAATTGCCTTGCTCTGCCCTACCTTGACCGTAATAGTCTGTTGCAGCGCTTTAGCCCCTTAAGTGCCCTGCCCTGGGCCGTTATTCTTGACTCTGCAAGCGACGCTCACCCCGACAGTCATTACAGCCTTTTTAGCGCCGAACCGGTGGTGCGCCTAGAAAGCCGCGGCAGCGAGATAGTCAGAAACGACAAGGTGCTGAAAAACACCTCCCCCTTTGCGGCCATTGCCGCCGAAATGGCCGCCTGGCCAGACGTTGAAAGCGAACTGCCTTTTGCTACCGGCGCTATTGGCGCCTTTGCCTACGACCTTGGCCGGAGTTTAGAAACGCTGCCAAACCATGCCGACGCCGACATCAAGCTGCCAGAGCTGGCACTGGGGTTTTACGACTGGGCGGTGCTGTCTAACCACCAAACCCAGGAAAGCTATTTACTTTGCCTAGGGGACGCCTTTGAACGTTTGGCCTGGCTAGAGCGGCAAACCGAACTGGCCAGCACGCCTTTTAAACGCACCGGCGACTGGCAAGCCAACATGACCCGCGAGCAATACGGCGACAAATTTAAAAAAGTAAAAGCCTACCTGCAAAGTGGCGATTGCTACCAAGTGAATCTTGCCCAGCGTTTTAGCGCCCCGTACCAAGGGGATGAATGGCAAGCCTATGTGGCGCTTCGTGAGCAAAATGCCGCGCCTTTTTCCGCCTTTATGCGCCTTGACGACGGCGCCCTGCTGTCGCTGTCGCCAGAGCGCTTTTTACAGGTTTGCGGCCGCGACGTACAAACCAAACCCATAAAGGGCACCCGCCCCCGCCAAACCGACCCGGCCGATGACGCTGCCGAAGCCAAAGCGCTGGCACACAGCGAAAAGGACCGCGCCGAAAACGTAATGATCGTTGATTTAATGCGCAACGACTTGGGCCGGGTGGCCGCCCCTGGCAGCGTGGAAGTGCCGGTGTTGTGTGACGTTGAATCCTTCCCGGCTGTGCACCATTTGGTGTCTACCGTAACCTGCCAGTTGGCCGAGGGTAAAACGGCGGTAGATGCATTGGCCGCCGCCTTCCCTGGCGGCTCGATAACCGGCGCCCCCAAGGTGCGGGCGATGGAAATTATTGAAGAGTTAGAACCGCATCGGCGCAGTTTTTATTGTGGGTCTATGGGCTATTTGTCCGCCAATAACAATATGGATACTTCTATTACTATCCGCACGCTGGTGGCATGGCAGGGCAAACTCTACTGCTGGGCCGGGGGCGGCCTGGTGGCCGACTCATTAGAACAGGACGAATACCAGGAGACCTTAGACAAGGTGTCGCGCATCTTGCCGCTGTTATGA
- a CDS encoding CoA pyrophosphatase, producing the protein MSSFAADFLLRPLAQRQLGTELSASREAAVLLAILDKPEPTILLTRRTQTLRSHGGQIALPGGRVDDTDPNHTYAALREAWEEVGLPPEDVTPLGELNPFYTVSRYRITPIVGLAPADFPWQLSADEVDAVFEVPLAVVLNLNSYHQLQINRHGQPHTVYFMPWQGWFIWGATAGMFHDLALHMA; encoded by the coding sequence ATGAGTAGTTTCGCCGCCGACTTTTTGCTTCGCCCGCTGGCCCAGCGCCAGCTCGGCACCGAGCTTAGCGCTTCGCGAGAAGCGGCGGTGCTGCTGGCCATTTTGGACAAGCCCGAGCCCACCATACTGCTGACCCGGCGCACCCAAACCCTTCGCAGCCACGGCGGCCAAATTGCCCTACCCGGCGGCCGGGTGGACGACACCGACCCCAACCATACCTATGCCGCACTGCGCGAAGCCTGGGAAGAAGTGGGCTTACCCCCCGAAGATGTCACCCCCCTTGGCGAACTCAATCCTTTTTATACGGTGTCGCGCTATCGCATTACTCCCATTGTTGGCTTGGCACCGGCAGATTTTCCTTGGCAGCTCAGCGCCGACGAAGTGGACGCGGTTTTTGAAGTGCCGCTGGCGGTGGTACTGAATTTAAACAGCTACCACCAGCTGCAAATTAACCGCCATGGCCAGCCCCACACCGTTTACTTTATGCCCTGGCAGGGCTGGTTTATCTGGGGCGCCACCGCTGGCATGTTCCATGACCTGGCACTGCATATGGCCTGA
- a CDS encoding L-serine ammonia-lyase produces MISVFDMFKVGIGPSSSHTVGPMKAAKKFTETLEQKGLLSQTTGVVVELYGSLGQTGIGHGTGKAVILGLAGEDPDSVDVDRIPAILAQTEQSQRIALLGQHSVAFPNKGAIVFHHRKTLKKHSNAMKLSAFQGASELFSQIYYSIGGGFIVADEDFDAEKEAAIIVADTTREPYPFDSCDKLIGLCDDNGLSISSLMMQNELALRSRSEVEDSLWQIWLVMKACIDRGCKTEGILPGGLKVKRRAPGLYRKLVAEGDRNVDPLNTVDWVNLFALAVNEENAAGGRVVTAPTNGAAGIIPAVLAYYDKFVQKVDKELAVRYLLTAAAIGSLYKKNASISGAEVGCQGEVGVACSMAAGALAEILGASNHLVENAAEIGMEHNLGLTCDPVGGLVQVPCIERNAMGAVKAINAARLALRGSGEPKVSLDKVIKTMFDTGKDMKAKYKETARGGLAVNIIEC; encoded by the coding sequence ATGATTTCGGTTTTTGACATGTTCAAAGTGGGCATTGGCCCGTCGTCTTCTCACACTGTTGGCCCGATGAAAGCGGCCAAGAAATTTACCGAAACCCTTGAACAAAAAGGCCTGCTGAGCCAAACCACCGGCGTTGTCGTTGAACTGTACGGCTCCCTTGGCCAAACCGGTATTGGCCACGGCACCGGCAAAGCAGTTATCTTGGGCTTGGCGGGTGAAGACCCCGACAGCGTTGATGTTGACCGTATTCCGGCTATTTTGGCGCAAACCGAGCAAAGCCAGCGCATTGCCTTGTTAGGCCAGCACAGTGTGGCCTTTCCCAATAAGGGCGCCATTGTTTTTCACCACCGCAAAACCTTAAAAAAGCACTCCAATGCCATGAAGCTCAGCGCCTTCCAGGGCGCCAGCGAACTTTTTAGCCAAATTTACTACTCCATTGGCGGCGGCTTTATCGTTGCCGATGAAGACTTTGATGCCGAAAAAGAAGCGGCCATTATTGTGGCTGACACCACCCGCGAGCCCTACCCCTTTGATTCGTGCGACAAACTCATTGGCTTGTGTGACGATAACGGCTTGTCGATTTCCAGCCTGATGATGCAAAACGAGCTGGCCCTGCGCTCGCGCAGCGAAGTCGAAGACAGTCTCTGGCAGATTTGGCTGGTGATGAAAGCCTGCATTGACCGCGGCTGCAAAACCGAAGGTATCTTGCCGGGCGGCCTGAAAGTTAAGCGCCGGGCGCCGGGGCTTTATCGCAAACTGGTGGCCGAAGGCGACCGCAATGTTGACCCGCTCAACACCGTCGATTGGGTTAACCTTTTCGCCCTGGCGGTCAATGAAGAAAACGCCGCCGGTGGCCGGGTGGTTACCGCCCCCACCAATGGCGCGGCCGGTATTATTCCGGCGGTACTGGCCTACTACGACAAGTTCGTGCAAAAGGTCGATAAAGAACTGGCGGTGCGTTACCTGTTAACGGCCGCGGCCATTGGCAGTTTGTATAAGAAAAACGCCTCTATTAGCGGCGCGGAAGTTGGCTGCCAGGGCGAAGTGGGTGTGGCCTGCTCCATGGCGGCCGGTGCCTTGGCAGAAATTTTAGGGGCCAGTAATCACCTGGTGGAAAACGCCGCCGAAATTGGCATGGAACACAACCTTGGCCTGACCTGCGACCCCGTTGGCGGCCTGGTGCAGGTGCCTTGTATTGAACGTAATGCCATGGGCGCGGTAAAGGCCATTAATGCCGCCCGCCTTGCCCTTCGCGGCAGTGGCGAACCTAAGGTGAGCCTGGATAAGGTAATTAAAACCATGTTCGACACTGGCAAAGACATGAAGGCCAAATACAAAGAAACCGCCCGTGGCGGCCTGGCGGTCAACATTATTGAGTGCTAA